The DNA region GCACAGGTGTCATGGGTTAAGTCAGGCTTGTAAAGACAAAGTCAGCAGAAGAGATGAAAATGAATCTGCCTTTTCAGAGGGTATTCtcatgaggaaaataaaaatcttggtATATACCAAGTGGCGTGGAAAGATCTTAAACACCAGCTGCACCCCAGTGCTGCTACAGGTGGCTGTCACATCCTGAACTTTCACTTTGGGCTTTTACAGGCCTGTTGCCAAGGTTTTAACACTTGGAGGAAAGTTAAGCCGTCAGGACTGCTCAGACCTGAATGCATACACCGTGATCTCCTCCAGCCCTTTCCAGATACAACAGGCATCCACCAGCATGCCTCTGTTCAGAGcctgtggcttttttcctttggccCAGAAGGTCTTCAGCAAGCTTTCTCTCTTCTGACGTTGGCTGGCTTATCTGCAGTCCCCTCTTTCCGGGGAATGCTTATGTACGTTGTTGGGGTCCTAGGCGTAGCCAGCTACCACCCTCCTAAGGGTGACTTGGCAGTCACAGTTCTGTGATTATTTCAAGATCCAAGATATCCGAGTCTTTTCTCCAGCACTAGGTTATCTTGGAATGGCAACTGGTTGCACTGTGTGGCTATGCccaataaaaagcattttgctttccagttgGGAATTTCTTGGAGGCAGTAGCTTTTTGGAAGGTGTATCGGACAGCAAGTCCTGTTTCAAAAACTTGATTACTATTTTAGTAATCCCCTGCCTTATGGttgcttctgcagcagtgagACAGGGTGGGTGTTTTGAATCACTCCTGAATGACAGAATGTAAAGCTAATGATTAATGGCTGGCATCGTAGTCATTGGTCCTGCGGCTTGTGAATTATAACAGAGAAGCTCTGCTGGCTTGTTGAGCCTCTGcttcaagattattttaatttggagaTGTACTTTCCACTAGTAAAGGAAATAACATACCAAAATATAGGAACCAAAATTAATTAGCTTTAACTGTAGCGATAGATTCTACTACACCAAAGCTGCCCTAAATACAAGAGAAGAGTTTAGGACAGATGTTTTTGTTGTGCCTTGTGTTACCATACACAGGCTTTAGTTGTGAGCTGAAGCttcttgctggttttggcaATGACGGTGATTTAACTGTAAATAAGTTGGAAGAGTATCATACTGTTTGTAGTATAGGTAAGGTATTTAGCACGTTAGTTTGTGATTGAGGCTAAAATGTGTGTTTCAAGATGTGATTCTTTTCTTCCAGGTATGTGTTTTGATTTACTCAACTTTCAAGCTGATGTGTTAAATAGAAGTTTTCTggcatctgcttttcttccttgtttaaAAGGGATGTATCAGAGTAGAGATGCTTCTTGGTCTGGTCCCTTAATTCAAACATGTTGTAACTTTACAGCATGTGGAAACCATTGAAGATCCTTTAAACATTACTTTGATGAAAAATGAAGAGCAAGACATCAATTTCAGTCCTGTTGAACCATTCTGTATTTTCGTTTGTGTTGTTATGATAGCctcatttcactttcttttttggtgATGCTGccttaagcttttttttatgGGTGGGAGTGAAAGAGGTTGAACTCCATGGTTATCTGGCATGCAATTACCATTATAGATTGCAAATATTACAGTGTAAACTGATACCTTGTCAGTTTATCTTTTGATTGTTATGGATTAGTAGAACTGGTGTGTAGGAATGGATGCTATCACCTTGCTACTTCCACATTCTTCTCAGATTATGGCACTGCCTGACTGTGTAGCATAAAGACAAATCTGATTTGTACTCCTTGGCAATCATTAGAAGTAGAGTTAAATCACTAttttaataatgcttttttaaaaatgaaattttaaaagccattgCAGTCTTTCTCAAACTTTATGGAAagattattattaaaataagtttAACAATATTCCCTTTGACATAAAACTCAACAATACACTTTCTGCAGGTAGAACTGATTTCAAGTGATAGTGTGAAAGTAAGAATTCAATGAAGGCTGCATTCAATCTTCAGTTAAAACCCCTGTGCCCAGCTATTCCATTATATGCATGTTACAGTAAGTTCTCTTACTTGAGTGAGGAGTGTTGGGGTGTCACTGGTAGGGGTCAGTGCTAGATGGTGGTAACAGCCCAAGTCGTTGGCTTTTCATTTCTGGCATGTTGCAGtctggtgtggggtttttttcctgactgtaACTAAAATGAAGTCACTTACTTCCTATCAAAGTTCTGCCATAGGTTTAGCAAATGTAGAACAAAATGTCATGAGTACGGTGCCCTTAATTAGAGGGAGCGGAAGACTCgtttaatttttttaccatCTAGCTTGGGAGCTTGCTGTGTTGTAGGGCTTTCGGAGAGAGGAGTGGCTGTTCTGGGGgaggtgtggggaggggggaggggggtccTGCAGCTCCTTTCCAAGAGCAGAACCTGCGCTGTGCTGTGAATTGGCTCTTAGCAGCTGCCTTACTGCAGTCCCGGGTCATGCTGGGGGTCACCTGTGAACGAGGGTGGGGGTGCAGGTATTCCCGGAGGAGAGCACGCTCACGTGCCAGGCGCTGGCGGGGTGGATGAGCGAAGGGAGACTGTTCTGTGGGGTGTACAGGGGGGAGGGCAGTGAATGGAATGACTGGTCCGTCTCCAGTTACTGAATGTAATGGCCTCTTCTGtacctttttttatattttaaaggctAGTTAGCTAAACTCAGGTCAGTTCTGTGCAAGTATACCAAGCGGTGCTTTTGGAAGGTaaaactgctttaattttggtATGAATCGGACAAGTCAGTGCAGCTCTTTAATCTCTccgtttttcttttcttacagcaaGCAAGGATTTGGCACAGACATCCTATTTCATGGCTACCAACAGGTTGTTATCCTGAACCTCTTTGTTGCACTGTTGTAGCACACTATAGCTTCCTTTACTGCAGGGCCCCCTACATGTGTCTTACCCTTGTTGCAACAGGAGACTGGGCCATCTACAGTGGTGGTACCTTCCTGTTTGCAGTGCGGTGTATTGTACAAGGGCCTGATGGCACAAAGGGGTTAAATGCACAATGAGAAGTGTAGTGGTGCTTTCTGATGACATTTTCTCGATTGTGAGTGCATAAGTCTAAAATTGGTAGCCTGAATAGCAGCTAAAGATTACAAAGAGCTAAACTTAACCTAGAAATTCGAGCATCTTGGTAAgtacaaaactatttttagttTACACTTGTAGTTAATGGCAGTTTTCTCTTAACTTTAAATATATTGATCCAATCTTAATCTATAAAATTGTAGTGGGCCTAAGATCTTTTCAAtgagctgatttttcttttcagatgaaCTAGTAGTAGTCCAATGTTTCTTCCTCTTAGAAACAGCTCTTTAATATATAGTTTTAAAAGTTAAGTACTTCTATAAATTTGAAGTTCTAGGATTCCAAATGGGGTCTGTGTATACGTAGCCTGTTGTAGAAAAATGGTGTTGAGAGCAGGCTTCAGTCTTGATTTCTCAGTGACTTCAGTTTCCTTCTTGCCAAACAACTTTGAGCTTTATGTAAGAGGACTACGTTACACGTAGATAGTTTTTAAGCCGTATCTGCTGGTCATTAGAActcttccaaataatttttttcttggtggctCCTCGATGGGCAAGGTTCTGTATTTGAAACAGCTGTTAAGAAAAGTTGTGATAAAGCAGTGAAACTGAGCTGATGtctttgtgctgctgccagctggaagctgaaggCGAGTTCACAAGTATCCCGAGTCCAGGCCTAGGGAAAGCTAAGCCCACACGTAATTCACCAGGCTGCTGTGGAACTACTGGGCACCACCTTCTAAATTGTCTCGTTCAGAGACTGCGTAGAAAGCTGTATGGTTTTTACCATAGAATTTAATTGACCATATTATACTTCTTCCTTTTTGGTCCTTAAGTACAGCAGAATAACTGGTAAATTTATTGACTGTTTGTCACACTTCTAGCAAAGTGTGTAAACTTTTCTACTAGATAAATACCCTGCCCTGTGTTTTCTTAAGGCAATAAGTTATCTTACGAGCTTCATCAGAAGGATGTTCCATGAACTAATGTTTAACTGCTGTTGCTTGACAAGTTACCTTATTCTGGATATTAATGTctgaattgtttgggttttctgttttacatGTTTGATTTCCTTTGGTTCCTCATTACGAAATTTGTGCAACAGTCTTCACCTTACTACATTCTGTCTTCAGTACAAGCCTACAGTGATAGCATGTGTGTGCATTCACTTGGCCTGCAAGTGGTCCAACTGGGAGATTCCAGTATCAACTGATGGAAAACACTGGTGGGAATATGTAGATCCTTCGGTTACTCTAGAATTACTAGATGGTACGTAATACTGCCTTCTCACATCCTGAATTTCAAGGGTctattaatgtaaaaatggGAGCGTAGTACAGTAAGAGTGTAGCTTTAAGCCTGAATGAAGCCTCACTGACTTCGTGTACCAGACCCTCAGGTGAAAGGAAGGCATAGGAGAGGGGAGAACTTTGGAAGACAGATTTGGTTTTGCGACCCTTATGGTTTCATCCTGTGGGCTGGAGCAGGTTAGAATCTTGCTTTTGAATGGTTTTCAGAACTCGGAAAGGGATGAAAACTACCAGTGCAAATCCACGCAGTCCTGATGATTTTACTTAGATCACTGGTCCAAGTCTATGGCTTCACTGAAACAGCTGTTCTTAAGGCTATACATACAATTACCGCGTTTGTGAAGGTAGTTCCATGTTAACAATTTGGTATGGGTTGTGATATCTGActcctgtaaaatatttttcttcttcttaaatGGCTTCTTTCCAGAAGAAAGTATATACCTAGAAGACCACAGACCTAGAAGTTTACTATCTTTCAAACTGGTACTTAGTACAGTGGAGCCTGAATTTCAGGCCCACATACACTGCTGTAGTGGAGGTGGTGGCTTCTGGCGCTCTCAGATACATCTCTTGGACTTTGCTTTTAGTTCTAGAGTGAAACATTAGTTGCAGAGTAGTGGTGGAGGCCTCTGGGCTTGGTGTGGCCCAGCATTGTTCCCCAagcctgcttttttcccctgctgagCTTTTCATACTGgcaatggttttttttctgaaagggaagACTTGAGTGGATGTCAGGTGAAGCACAGAACCAGAGTGAGCTTGAAATTGCAAGGCCAAATATCTCTGTCTTAGTAGGCTTGTTTAAGTTATATCTGTCGTTCCAAATACtaccctgccttcctcctcatCTGGCTGTTGGGTTTGTGTGTTTAGTAAGCATGCATTGTTCTGATTCTTAAAACACCACAAGATGTGTGCGGTGAGCTCATGGTGAATGCCACTGAATTGTTAAAGCATTTAGGGAGCTGGTGTGTGTAATGCTCGGGCAGACCAAAGGGCTGAGGCAGTTTCGCACTTGGGAGCAGCTGAGTTTATAACTTGCCTGTGGAGTTCTCGAGAAGTCAGTTCTTCCAGACCTGCAAGAGATCTACTTTTGCATTCAAATTCTGACTGTACCCAATTATTTTTAGCGTGTGagtaaaattacatttcagtggaaagtgtttttatttgcaGCCGACAAGCATGGAGACCTGCATTTCCTTGTGGACATACTAATTGCAAGGATTTTTAGGGTTTTAACAAGCCAGCTACCCTGCCTTGGACAGAAATTAATCAAAAGCTGTTGTTTAAAATGGGGTGCTTCAAAGCATCTGATGGCTTAGATTTTGTTCAGAGCTGTTATGGGTTGTTCCTGAAGTGCAGCAGAATGACTGAAACAGTGACTtagaaatacataatttaaagGAAACTTAACTTCATACGGGAAGCGTGCCCAAGCTGAATGGCGAGTATGGTGTTTTAGGAGCTATTGTTTGTGCAGATCCCTCTTGAAATTGTTGGTCTAACATTCAGAATCTAACACAAGATTctaaaagactttaaaaaaaaaaaagtatatcaAATTCAAACCTGTTTCTGAGAAAGTGTGTAGTGGTCAGAAATTTGTCATAGTGAAAGACTTGCCTTTTTTGTTAAACACTTGTCtgaccattttctttttattaaatactgaTTCAAATCACATACAGCCAGTAGTAACTACTGTGAAAGCTGTATGCTTTAGTCTagaaaaatgcttaaaagtttAACTTGCTTTTTAGAGAATCAGATgtaaaaaatggatttttttctttttgtattttttctttcttccctgtaCCCAGAGCTAACTCACGAGTTCCTGCAAATACTGGAGAAAACGCCTAGCAGGCTCAAAAGAATTAGAAATTGGCAGGTAAGGAATTTTCTTATACCAGTGTCTAGGTGAACTAGGAGAATTGTGaaccaaaggaaaaagtttCGTTACATCTTACTTGCTCTCTATTTCTGCCGTTGGGTTGGGAGGGGGCAAAACCTCGGGTCAGCTTTTATCACCATCTTTGAGCTACATTAGAATGTACTGTACAAAGATTCGAAGCTGTGCATTTtctcacctttttcttttttgcttagGCTAATCAGGCTGCTAAGAAACCTAAAGGTGAAGGACAGGTGTCCGAGAACTCACTTCTTGGTTCATCTTTGGTCCAGAATTCCATTTTGGTGGATACCGTTACTGGTGTAGCTGCAAACACAAGTTTCCAAAAACCATCGACATCATTTCCTGCACCGGTACCTCTGACCTCAGGAAGTATTTCTGTTCCAGACAGTCATGCACCTGAAAATTTGGCAATATTAGCTACAGGAATGCCAAGTACCTCATACAGTTTGGCATCACACCAGGAATGGCCTCAGCATCAAGAGCAAACAAGGACAGAACAAATATACTCTCAAAAACAGGAGACGTTACCTGCTGGTCAGTACAGCATGAACTTCCAACCAGGGACGTCCGTACAGTTGCACTCTGGAGTACATCACAGACCTGACAAGCTTGCTGAGCATTCTGCTGTCAAACAAGAATATTCTCATAAGTCAGGAAACAAACACCATGGACAAGTCGCTGCTCCTGTCATAATTCCACAAAAAATGTCTCTGGATAAATACAGAGAGAAGCGCAAACTAGAAACCCTCGAACTGGACATGAGAGAACACTATGTAGCAACCCCAGGCgaacagcagcacaaaaaacacgtgcagccacagccagccagcagttCTTCTGTTACGTCtcctattaaaatgaaaattcctATCGCAAACgcagaaaagcctgaaaaacacttttctgataagaaagaaaagggtgGCTCGCTCAAACTCCGTATACCGATCCCACCCACAGAAAAGGGTGCCAGTAAGGAggagctgaaaatgaaaattaaagtttCTTCCTCGGAAAGGCATAGCTCATCAGACGAGGGTAGCGGAAAAAGTAAACATTCAAGTCCCCACGTTAGCAAAGAGCATAAGGAGAAACACAAAGAACACTCTTTAAACCGCCACCACAGTACTGGGCATAAGCACTCCCATTCACACAGTGGTGGCAGCAGTAGTGGCGGCAGTAAGCATAGCACTGACGGAGTAGCACCGACTGTTTTGAGGAGTCCTGTTGGCCTGAGTAGCGATGGCAATTCCTCTAGTTCCGGCTCTTCAAGAAAGAAGTTGCACAGCAATGATGCTTCTCACAACCACCACTCCAAAATGAGCAAAAGTTCCAAAAGTTCAGGTAGTTCATCTAGTTCTTCCTCTGTTAAGCAGTATGTATCCTCTCACAACTCTGTTTTTAACCTTCCCttaccccctcctccccctgtCACATACCAGGTGGGCTACGGACATCTCAGCACCCTCGTGAAACTGGACAAGAAACCAGTGGAGAACGGTCCTGATGCCAATCACCAGTACAGTACAAACAGCCAGCATATGGACTACAAAGATACATTCGACATGCTGGATTCGCTGTTAAGTGCCCAAGGAATGAACATGTAGTCAATTCTtaggttgtttttctttactttttttaatttaagaattgTTAGAATGGAAAACTTCCTAATGTAGCAGTAGCAATgccagctgttgctgctgtcGTTTCGGTATATGTAAGTGCTGCTTTATCCTTCACTCTGAAAAGAAGAGGTATAGTAAACAAGTCTTTATCTCCACATACGATAGTGTTATAAATACTGTAATAGCATGGAAGGTGCAAAAAATCTCAGTATTTCTACAACTGCAGCTAAGAACAGTAGAATGAACGTCTGCTTTTAGGTGTATAGGATGCCTCAAGCATtgattatttataattttgAGTACTGCAGCCACAACTTTTTGTTGCGTAGTTCTTGAATGAGTGTCATTGTTTTCTTGTGTATTTATACTGTATGTATGATTTGCATGTTTCAAAGATAAAGGGATTAAAAACAGTATACTGAAACTGTTTACAAGAAAGTGGAGAAAAATGTACATACATTTTTGTATGTTTAGATATACCGTAAATACTCAGGATTGGAGCTGCTTGTAAGTATAACAAAATACACATAACTTTATTTTATCTTGCCAGAGTCCATCAGTTATCCAAACAAAGATGGCACTTTGTCTTGTTTATCTTTAAACTGTAGGCCTTATTGGAAGCCGCTTAAAAGGGACACTTCACTAGAGAAGGACCATGTAGGGTCAGCACCGCACAGTATTACCAGAGAGGCAGGAAATCGGGTAGGCCTCTGCTCGCTCGTTACGGCCAGACCTCAGACATGTCCCTtgctttctgaaggaaaaaggaattcaAATAAAAGTTTACATAATCTTTTGATGTGAAGTGCATTTAAACGTTTATTGGCTTGATGCAGTAAAATAGACACAGAGCTGTTAGTAATGGTTATGTAGATTCATGCGACTTAACTGCAGTTCAT from Falco biarmicus isolate bFalBia1 chromosome 8, bFalBia1.pri, whole genome shotgun sequence includes:
- the CCNT2 gene encoding cyclin-T2 isoform X5 yields the protein MYAISERSVTFNCFSSKDLAQTSYFMATNSLHLTTFCLQYKPTVIACVCIHLACKWSNWEIPVSTDGKHWWEYVDPSVTLELLDELTHEFLQILEKTPSRLKRIRNWQANQAAKKPKGEGQVSENSLLGSSLVQNSILVDTVTGVAANTSFQKPSTSFPAPVPLTSGSISVPDSHAPENLAILATGMPSTSYSLASHQEWPQHQEQTRTEQIYSQKQETLPAGQYSMNFQPGTSVQLHSGVHHRPDKLAEHSAVKQEYSHKSGNKHHGQVAAPVIIPQKMSLDKYREKRKLETLELDMREHYVATPGEQQHKKHVQPQPASSSSVTSPIKMKIPIANAEKPEKHFSDKKEKGGSLKLRIPIPPTEKGASKEELKMKIKVSSSERHSSSDEGSGKSKHSSPHVSKEHKEKHKEHSLNRHHSTGHKHSHSHSGGSSSGGSKHSTDGVAPTVLRSPVGLSSDGNSSSSGSSRKKLHSNDASHNHHSKMSKSSKSSGSSSSSSSVKQYVSSHNSVFNLPLPPPPPVTYQVGYGHLSTLVKLDKKPVENGPDANHQYSTNSQHMDYKDTFDMLDSLLSAQGMNM
- the CCNT2 gene encoding cyclin-T2 isoform X1, which produces MAAAGSGAGSLARGGGGSSTASRWFFSREQLENTPSRRCGVEADKELSYRQQAANLIQDMGQRLNVSQLTINTAIVYMHRFYMHHSFTKFNRNIISPTALFLAAKVEEQPRKLEHVIKVAHACLHPQEPQLDTKSDAYLQQAQELVILETIMLQTLGFEITIEHPHTDVVKCTQLVRASKDLAQTSYFMATNSLHLTTFCLQYKPTVIACVCIHLACKWSNWEIPVSTDGKHWWEYVDPSVTLELLDELTHEFLQILEKTPSRLKRIRNWQANQAAKKPKGEGQVSENSLLGSSLVQNSILVDTVTGVAANTSFQKPSTSFPAPVPLTSGSISVPDSHAPENLAILATGMPSTSYSLASHQEWPQHQEQTRTEQIYSQKQETLPAGQYSMNFQPGTSVQLHSGVHHRPDKLAEHSAVKQEYSHKSGNKHHGQVAAPVIIPQKMSLDKYREKRKLETLELDMREHYVATPGEQQHKKHVQPQPASSSSVTSPIKMKIPIANAEKPEKHFSDKKEKGGSLKLRIPIPPTEKGASKEELKMKIKVSSSERHSSSDEGSGKSKHSSPHVSKEHKEKHKEHSLNRHHSTGHKHSHSHSGGSSSGGSKHSTDGVAPTVLRSPVGLSSDGNSSSSGSSRKKLHSNDASHNHHSKMSKSSKSSGSSSSSSSVKQYVSSHNSVFNLPLPPPPPVTYQVGYGHLSTLVKLDKKPVENGPDANHQYSTNSQHMDYKDTFDMLDSLLSAQGMNM
- the CCNT2 gene encoding cyclin-T2 isoform X4, whose translation is MKAAFNLQLKPLCPAIPLYACYTSKDLAQTSYFMATNSLHLTTFCLQYKPTVIACVCIHLACKWSNWEIPVSTDGKHWWEYVDPSVTLELLDELTHEFLQILEKTPSRLKRIRNWQANQAAKKPKGEGQVSENSLLGSSLVQNSILVDTVTGVAANTSFQKPSTSFPAPVPLTSGSISVPDSHAPENLAILATGMPSTSYSLASHQEWPQHQEQTRTEQIYSQKQETLPAGQYSMNFQPGTSVQLHSGVHHRPDKLAEHSAVKQEYSHKSGNKHHGQVAAPVIIPQKMSLDKYREKRKLETLELDMREHYVATPGEQQHKKHVQPQPASSSSVTSPIKMKIPIANAEKPEKHFSDKKEKGGSLKLRIPIPPTEKGASKEELKMKIKVSSSERHSSSDEGSGKSKHSSPHVSKEHKEKHKEHSLNRHHSTGHKHSHSHSGGSSSGGSKHSTDGVAPTVLRSPVGLSSDGNSSSSGSSRKKLHSNDASHNHHSKMSKSSKSSGSSSSSSSVKQYVSSHNSVFNLPLPPPPPVTYQVGYGHLSTLVKLDKKPVENGPDANHQYSTNSQHMDYKDTFDMLDSLLSAQGMNM
- the CCNT2 gene encoding cyclin-T2 isoform X6; its protein translation is MATNSLHLTTFCLQYKPTVIACVCIHLACKWSNWEIPVSTDGKHWWEYVDPSVTLELLDELTHEFLQILEKTPSRLKRIRNWQANQAAKKPKGEGQVSENSLLGSSLVQNSILVDTVTGVAANTSFQKPSTSFPAPVPLTSGSISVPDSHAPENLAILATGMPSTSYSLASHQEWPQHQEQTRTEQIYSQKQETLPAGQYSMNFQPGTSVQLHSGVHHRPDKLAEHSAVKQEYSHKSGNKHHGQVAAPVIIPQKMSLDKYREKRKLETLELDMREHYVATPGEQQHKKHVQPQPASSSSVTSPIKMKIPIANAEKPEKHFSDKKEKGGSLKLRIPIPPTEKGASKEELKMKIKVSSSERHSSSDEGSGKSKHSSPHVSKEHKEKHKEHSLNRHHSTGHKHSHSHSGGSSSGGSKHSTDGVAPTVLRSPVGLSSDGNSSSSGSSRKKLHSNDASHNHHSKMSKSSKSSGSSSSSSSVKQYVSSHNSVFNLPLPPPPPVTYQVGYGHLSTLVKLDKKPVENGPDANHQYSTNSQHMDYKDTFDMLDSLLSAQGMNM
- the CCNT2 gene encoding cyclin-T2 isoform X3, with the protein product MLQTLGFEITIEHPHTDVVKCTQLVRASKDLAQTSYFMATNSLHLTTFCLQYKPTVIACVCIHLACKWSNWEIPVSTDGKHWWEYVDPSVTLELLDELTHEFLQILEKTPSRLKRIRNWQANQAAKKPKGEGQVSENSLLGSSLVQNSILVDTVTGVAANTSFQKPSTSFPAPVPLTSGSISVPDSHAPENLAILATGMPSTSYSLASHQEWPQHQEQTRTEQIYSQKQETLPAGQYSMNFQPGTSVQLHSGVHHRPDKLAEHSAVKQEYSHKSGNKHHGQVAAPVIIPQKMSLDKYREKRKLETLELDMREHYVATPGEQQHKKHVQPQPASSSSVTSPIKMKIPIANAEKPEKHFSDKKEKGGSLKLRIPIPPTEKGASKEELKMKIKVSSSERHSSSDEGSGKSKHSSPHVSKEHKEKHKEHSLNRHHSTGHKHSHSHSGGSSSGGSKHSTDGVAPTVLRSPVGLSSDGNSSSSGSSRKKLHSNDASHNHHSKMSKSSKSSGSSSSSSSVKQYVSSHNSVFNLPLPPPPPVTYQVGYGHLSTLVKLDKKPVENGPDANHQYSTNSQHMDYKDTFDMLDSLLSAQGMNM
- the CCNT2 gene encoding cyclin-T2 isoform X2 — translated: MAAAGSGAGSLARGGGGSSTASRWFFSREQLENTPSRRCGVEADKELSYRQQAANLIQDMGQRLNVSQLTINTAIVYMHRFYMHHSFTKFNRNIISPTALFLAAKVEEQPRKLEHVIKVAHACLHPQEPQLDTKSDAYLQQAQELVILETIMLQTLGFEITIEHPHTDVVKCTQLVRASKDLAQTSYFMATNSLHLTTFCLQYKPTVIACVCIHLACKWSNWEIPVSTDGKHWWEYVDPSVTLELLDELTHEFLQILEKTPSRLKRIRNWQANQAAKKPKGEGQVSENSLLGSSLVQNSILVDTVTGVAANTSFQKPSTSFPAPVPLTSGSISVPDSHAPENLAILATGMPSTSYSLASHQEWPQHQEQTRTEQIYSQKQETLPAGQYSMNFQPGTSVQLHSGVHHRPDKLAEHSAVKQEYSHKSGNKHHGQVAAPVIIPQKMSLDKYREKRKLETLELDMREHYVATPGEQQHKKHVQPQPASSSSVTSPIKMKIPIANAEKPEKHFSDKKEKGGSLKLRIPIPPTEKGASKEELKMKIKVSSSERHSSSDEGSGKSKHSSPHVSKEHKEKHKEHSLNRHHSTGHKHSHSHSGGSSSGGSKHSTDGVAPTVLRSPVGLSSDGNSSSSGSSRKKLHSNDASHNHHSKMSKSSKSSGGLRTSQHPRETGQETSGERS